Proteins from a genomic interval of Caulobacter sp. NIBR1757:
- the cysD gene encoding sulfate adenylyltransferase subunit CysD, with amino-acid sequence MTLSPARLTHLQRLEAESIHIMREVVSETERPVMLYSIGKDSAVMLHLAAKAFYPSKPPFPLLHVDTTWKFQAMYEMRERMAKELGFELLVHKNPEAEAAGINPFDHGSATHTDLWKTEGLKQALDKYGFDAAFGGARRDEEKSRAKERVFSFRSAGHRWDPKNQRPELWKLYNARKQPGESIRVFPISNWTELDIWQYIHLENIPIVPLYYSAVRPVVERDGTLIMVDDDRMPLRDGETPMMKSVRFRTLGCYPLTGAVESTATTLPQIIQEMLLTTTSERQGRMIDHDQAASMEKKKQEGYF; translated from the coding sequence ATGACGCTTAGCCCCGCCCGCCTGACCCACCTGCAGCGCCTGGAGGCCGAGAGCATCCACATCATGCGCGAGGTCGTGTCCGAGACCGAGCGGCCGGTGATGCTGTACTCGATCGGCAAGGACAGCGCCGTGATGCTGCACCTGGCCGCCAAGGCCTTCTATCCCTCCAAGCCGCCGTTCCCGCTGCTGCACGTCGATACGACCTGGAAGTTCCAGGCCATGTACGAGATGCGTGAGCGCATGGCCAAGGAGCTGGGCTTCGAGCTGCTGGTCCACAAGAATCCGGAGGCCGAGGCCGCCGGCATCAACCCCTTCGACCACGGCAGCGCCACCCACACCGACCTGTGGAAGACCGAAGGCCTCAAGCAGGCGCTCGACAAGTACGGCTTCGACGCGGCCTTCGGCGGGGCCCGCCGGGACGAGGAGAAGAGCCGGGCCAAGGAGCGGGTGTTTTCGTTCCGCTCCGCCGGCCACCGCTGGGACCCCAAGAACCAGCGGCCGGAGCTGTGGAAGCTCTACAATGCGCGCAAACAGCCGGGCGAGAGCATCCGGGTGTTCCCGATCTCCAACTGGACCGAGCTGGATATCTGGCAATACATCCACCTGGAAAACATCCCCATCGTGCCCCTCTACTATTCGGCGGTGCGGCCGGTGGTGGAGCGCGACGGCACGCTGATCATGGTCGATGACGACCGCATGCCGCTGCGCGACGGCGAGACGCCGATGATGAAGTCGGTGCGGTTCAGGACGCTCGGCTGCTACCCGCTGACCGGCGCGGTCGAGAGCACGGCCACCACCCTGCCGCAGATCATCCAGGAAATGCTGCTGACCACGACCTCGGAACGCCAGGGCCGGATGATCGACCACGACCAGGCGGCCTCGATGGAGAAGAAGAAGCAGGAGGGGTATTTCTGA
- a CDS encoding EpsG family protein, whose product MILYWTMFLLPIMASMSPYRLDRLSRGGVMVLLGLALTVIIGLRDHVGHDWSNYMKMFERAASSDFSYVLTSVEPGYAFLNWASSRLGWGIYGVNAACAAVVVFGLFQFLERQPNFWRALAIATPVLVIAISMGATRQAVAIGFLMMAFNAFQDRKVIRYLALVTLGVIFHRSMAVMFLPAWFIHGRLAIWPLIVGGLVFFAASLFLRDAATYYQTSYVGTDIQASGALPRAALNVLAAGLFFFYRNKWMARYDDGPMYTIMSGVILLMAPAVLFAAAATDRMSMYLLPIQIGIFARLPNLVPPQFRVPVMMGIYLSFAVLMAVWLFFSPFAQISWVPYENLLWTGGTAGL is encoded by the coding sequence ATGATCCTCTACTGGACCATGTTCCTGCTGCCGATCATGGCCAGCATGTCGCCCTATCGCCTCGACCGCCTGTCGCGCGGGGGGGTGATGGTGCTGCTCGGCCTGGCGTTGACCGTCATCATCGGCCTGCGCGACCACGTCGGCCACGACTGGTCGAACTACATGAAGATGTTCGAGCGCGCCGCCTCCTCGGACTTTTCCTACGTTCTCACCTCGGTCGAGCCCGGCTACGCCTTCCTCAACTGGGCCAGTTCGCGCCTCGGCTGGGGCATCTACGGGGTCAACGCCGCCTGCGCGGCCGTCGTCGTCTTCGGCCTGTTCCAGTTCCTCGAGCGCCAGCCCAACTTCTGGCGGGCCCTGGCCATCGCCACCCCGGTGCTGGTCATCGCCATCTCGATGGGCGCCACCCGCCAGGCGGTCGCCATCGGCTTCCTGATGATGGCCTTCAACGCCTTCCAGGACCGCAAGGTCATCCGCTACCTGGCCCTGGTCACCCTCGGGGTCATCTTCCACCGCTCGATGGCGGTGATGTTCCTGCCCGCCTGGTTCATCCACGGACGGCTGGCCATCTGGCCGCTGATCGTCGGCGGGCTGGTCTTCTTCGCCGCCTCGCTGTTCCTGCGCGACGCCGCCACCTACTACCAGACCAGCTACGTCGGCACCGACATCCAGGCCTCCGGGGCCCTGCCGCGCGCCGCCCTCAACGTGCTGGCCGCCGGCCTGTTCTTCTTCTACCGCAACAAGTGGATGGCCCGGTACGACGACGGGCCGATGTACACCATCATGTCCGGGGTCATCCTGCTGATGGCGCCGGCCGTGCTGTTCGCCGCCGCCGCCACCGACCGCATGAGCATGTACCTGCTGCCCATCCAGATCGGCATCTTCGCCCGCCTGCCCAACCTGGTGCCGCCGCAGTTCCGGGTGCCGGTGATGATGGGCATCTACCTGTCTTTCGCCGTGCTGATGGCCGTCTGGCTGTTCTTCTCGCCCTTCGCCCAGATCTCCTGGGTGCCTTACGAGAACCTACTGTGGACGGGCGGGACCGCCGGCCTGTGA
- a CDS encoding FkbM family methyltransferase: MAEAAGKTISDKDMRRMNWGGLKPLVRDALALPVINPALIALARATGGNWKHRLPVAVRCASYRTRDGQEVRLLDPTIDQIARELFWHDGQPGRRGDRLAMLALEMISAEAAVFLDIGSYTGLFALTAARVNPAIRSHAFEIVPDNHLLIQRNIVENDLIGRVQAHLCGLGGEMGAMTMPRSNNLSSLASSLSLGSTFEGGISIPVETLDHRFAAETGPMAMKIDVEGFEGEVLRGGMQTLQRLKPDIICEVLRGHGEAVQAALGPLGYRFWRFTDDGMVAAATIEGVKRDRDWFLSARPDAEAFVARLEAD; encoded by the coding sequence ATGGCCGAGGCCGCTGGCAAGACCATCTCCGACAAGGACATGCGACGGATGAACTGGGGCGGCCTCAAGCCCCTGGTCCGCGACGCCCTCGCCCTGCCCGTGATCAATCCGGCCCTGATCGCCCTGGCCCGCGCCACCGGCGGAAACTGGAAGCACCGCCTGCCGGTCGCCGTCCGCTGCGCCAGCTACCGCACCCGGGATGGCCAGGAGGTGCGCCTGCTCGATCCGACCATCGACCAGATCGCCCGCGAGCTCTTCTGGCACGACGGCCAGCCCGGCCGGCGCGGTGATCGCCTGGCCATGCTGGCCCTGGAAATGATCAGCGCCGAGGCCGCCGTCTTCCTCGATATCGGCAGCTACACCGGCCTCTTCGCCCTGACCGCCGCCCGGGTGAACCCCGCCATCCGCAGCCACGCCTTCGAGATCGTCCCCGACAACCACCTGCTGATCCAGCGCAACATCGTCGAGAACGACCTGATCGGCCGCGTCCAGGCCCATCTTTGCGGTCTCGGCGGCGAGATGGGGGCCATGACCATGCCGCGCAGCAACAACCTCTCCAGCCTGGCCTCCTCCCTGTCGCTCGGCTCGACCTTCGAGGGCGGCATCTCCATTCCGGTCGAGACCCTCGACCACCGCTTCGCCGCCGAAACCGGCCCGATGGCCATGAAGATCGACGTCGAGGGTTTCGAGGGCGAGGTGCTGCGCGGCGGCATGCAGACCCTGCAACGGCTCAAGCCCGACATCATCTGCGAGGTTCTGCGCGGCCACGGCGAGGCGGTGCAGGCGGCCCTCGGCCCCCTCGGCTATCGCTTCTGGCGCTTCACCGACGACGGCATGGTCGCCGCCGCCACCATCGAAGGGGTCAAGCGCGACCGCGACTGGTTCCTCTCGGCCCGCCCGGACGCGGAGGCCTTCGTGGCCCGCCTCGAGGCGGATTGA
- a CDS encoding NAD-dependent epimerase encodes MKVMVTGSAGFIGSAVSLKLLARGDEVIGLDVMNDYYDPALKRARLARTLDHDNYTALQIDLADREAMEAAFAKHQPQRVINLAAQAGVRYAATNPHVYVQSNVTGFLHILEGCRHNGVEHLVFASTSSVYGANTNMPFTVHDSAEHPLTLYAATKKANEQMAHSYAHLYGFPCTGLRFFTVYGPWGRPDMALFLFTKKILAGEPIQVFNHGKHKRSFTYIDDIVEGVVRVLDQPAAPDPAWDSNNPDPATSNAPYRLFNIGAEQQVELLRYIEVLEECLGRKAIMEMLPLQPGDVPDTEADVTDLARVVGYQPKVTVEEGVRNFVDWYRGYNGPL; translated from the coding sequence ATGAAGGTCATGGTCACCGGCAGCGCCGGCTTCATCGGCTCGGCGGTCTCGTTGAAGCTGCTGGCGCGCGGCGACGAGGTCATCGGCCTCGACGTCATGAACGACTATTATGACCCGGCGTTGAAGCGCGCCCGCCTGGCCCGCACCCTCGACCACGACAACTACACTGCGCTGCAGATCGACCTCGCCGACCGCGAGGCGATGGAGGCGGCCTTCGCCAAACACCAGCCCCAGCGGGTCATCAACCTCGCCGCCCAGGCCGGGGTGCGCTACGCGGCGACCAACCCGCACGTCTATGTGCAGTCCAACGTCACCGGCTTCCTGCACATTCTCGAGGGCTGCCGCCACAACGGCGTCGAGCACCTGGTCTTCGCCTCGACCAGCAGCGTCTACGGGGCCAACACCAACATGCCCTTCACGGTGCACGACAGCGCCGAACACCCGCTGACCCTCTATGCGGCGACCAAGAAGGCCAACGAGCAGATGGCGCACAGTTACGCCCACCTCTACGGCTTTCCCTGCACGGGCCTGCGCTTCTTCACCGTCTACGGCCCCTGGGGCCGGCCGGACATGGCCCTGTTCCTGTTCACCAAGAAGATCCTGGCCGGCGAACCGATCCAGGTCTTCAACCACGGCAAGCACAAGCGCAGCTTCACCTACATCGACGACATCGTCGAAGGCGTCGTCCGCGTGCTCGACCAGCCGGCCGCGCCGGACCCGGCCTGGGACAGCAACAATCCCGACCCCGCCACCAGCAACGCCCCCTACCGATTGTTCAACATCGGGGCGGAGCAGCAGGTCGAGCTGTTGCGCTACATCGAGGTGCTGGAAGAGTGCCTCGGCCGCAAGGCGATCATGGAAATGCTGCCCCTGCAGCCCGGCGACGTGCCTGATACCGAGGCCGACGTCACCGATCTCGCCCGCGTCGTCGGCTACCAGCCGAAAGTGACGGTCGAGGAGGGGGTTCGCAACTTCGTCGACTGGTACCGCGGCTACAACGGTCCGCTCTAG
- the cysN gene encoding sulfate adenylyltransferase subunit CysN, with protein sequence MAHVSNLIAEDIDAYLEAHHHKSLLRFITCGSVDDGKSTLIGRLLYDSKMIFEDQLAALEADSKKVGTQGGKIDFALLVDGLAAEREQGITIDVAYRFFSTESRKFIVADTPGHEQYTRNMVTGASTADAAVILIDARRGVLTQTRRHSYLVSLLGIKNIVLAINKMDLVDWSQARFDEILAEYRAFAAQIGLTGFTAIPMSALDGDNITEQSAKAPWYDGPPLMRWLEEAPVEADLQGQSFRMPVQWVNRPNLDFRGFSGQVAAGTVKPGDRIRVLPSGRESQVARIVVLPGDLDQAVAGQSVTLTLEDEIDISRGDVIAAADDPVAVADQFEATLVWMDDEPMLPGRPYLLKIGAQTVQATITEPKYRVNVNTLEHTAAKRLDLNEIGVCNLSLSKPIPFTPYAENRDLGGFILIDRISNRTVGAGMLHFALRRSDNIHWQATDVDKAARAAQKGQKGRVVWFTGLSGAGKSTIANLVEKRLHAAGRHTYLLDGDNVRHGLNRDLGFTEEDRVENIRRVAEVARLMVDAGLIVLTAFISPFRAERRLARELMGEGEFVEVFVSTPLAEAEKRDVKGLYAKARAGQLKNFTGVDSPYEEPEHAEITVDTTGLTPVEAAEVIVAWLDGAD encoded by the coding sequence ATGGCCCACGTTTCAAACCTCATCGCCGAGGACATCGACGCCTATCTCGAGGCGCATCACCACAAGAGCCTGCTGCGGTTCATCACCTGCGGCAGCGTCGACGACGGCAAGTCGACCCTGATCGGGCGGCTGCTCTATGACTCGAAGATGATCTTCGAGGACCAGCTGGCGGCGCTGGAGGCGGACTCCAAAAAGGTCGGCACCCAAGGCGGGAAGATCGACTTCGCCCTGCTGGTCGACGGGCTGGCGGCGGAGCGGGAGCAGGGCATCACCATCGATGTCGCCTACCGCTTCTTCTCGACCGAAAGCCGCAAGTTCATCGTCGCCGACACGCCCGGGCATGAGCAGTACACCCGCAACATGGTCACCGGCGCCTCGACTGCCGACGCCGCCGTCATCCTGATCGACGCCCGCCGGGGCGTGCTGACCCAGACGCGGCGGCACAGCTATCTGGTCAGCCTGCTGGGCATCAAGAACATCGTCCTGGCCATCAACAAGATGGACCTGGTCGACTGGAGCCAGGCCCGGTTCGACGAGATCCTGGCCGAGTACCGGGCTTTCGCCGCCCAGATCGGCCTGACCGGCTTTACCGCCATTCCGATGAGCGCCCTGGACGGCGACAACATCACCGAACAGTCCGCGAAAGCCCCCTGGTACGACGGCCCGCCGCTGATGCGCTGGCTGGAGGAGGCCCCGGTCGAGGCCGACCTGCAGGGCCAGAGCTTCCGCATGCCGGTGCAGTGGGTGAACCGGCCCAACCTCGACTTCCGCGGCTTCTCCGGCCAGGTGGCGGCCGGGACCGTCAAGCCGGGCGACCGCATCCGGGTGCTGCCGTCGGGCCGCGAAAGCCAGGTGGCCCGCATCGTCGTGCTGCCAGGCGATCTGGACCAGGCGGTGGCCGGCCAGTCGGTCACCCTGACCCTGGAAGACGAGATCGACATCTCCAGAGGCGACGTCATCGCCGCCGCCGATGATCCGGTCGCCGTGGCCGACCAGTTCGAAGCTACCCTGGTGTGGATGGACGACGAGCCGATGCTGCCCGGCCGGCCCTACCTGCTGAAGATCGGGGCCCAGACCGTCCAGGCGACGATCACCGAGCCCAAGTACCGGGTCAACGTCAACACGCTGGAGCACACGGCGGCCAAGCGGCTGGATCTCAACGAGATCGGGGTCTGCAACCTCTCGCTCAGCAAGCCCATCCCCTTCACCCCCTATGCCGAGAACCGCGACCTGGGCGGCTTCATCCTCATCGACCGGATCAGCAACCGGACGGTGGGGGCCGGCATGCTGCACTTCGCCCTGCGCCGGTCGGACAACATCCACTGGCAGGCCACCGACGTCGACAAGGCGGCCCGCGCCGCCCAGAAGGGCCAGAAGGGCCGGGTGGTCTGGTTCACCGGCCTCAGCGGGGCCGGAAAATCGACCATCGCCAACCTGGTCGAGAAGCGGCTGCATGCGGCCGGGCGCCATACCTACCTGCTCGACGGCGACAATGTGCGTCACGGGCTGAACCGCGACCTCGGCTTCACCGAGGAGGACCGGGTCGAGAACATCCGCCGGGTGGCCGAGGTGGCCAGGCTGATGGTCGACGCCGGGCTGATCGTGCTGACGGCGTTCATTTCTCCTTTCCGGGCCGAGCGCCGGCTGGCGCGAGAGCTGATGGGCGAAGGCGAGTTCGTCGAGGTCTTCGTCTCCACCCCGCTGGCCGAGGCCGAGAAGCGGGACGTGAAGGGGCTCTACGCCAAGGCGCGGGCCGGGCAGCTGAAGAACTTCACGGGGGTGGACAGCCCCTATGAGGAGCCGGAACACGCCGAGATCACTGTCGATACCACCGGCCTGACGCCGGTCGAGGCGGCGGAGGTGATCGTTGCCTGGCTGGATGGCGCCGACTAG
- a CDS encoding polysaccharide pyruvyl transferase family protein translates to MTARPGSGAPVVLINDTRADLHHGCWRVMRTLEAQLARAGFAVIARAPAHADWRQDPAIVEAIPRAALVVVNGEGTLHHDRPAGAALLAAGAAAKAAGVPAALINASWDANGPAYTHALADFALVSARETRSAAQIQAAGLTARVVPDLSVFEAVAPPATRVGVGFTDSVLRPVALDLEAARKRLGGIALPIHFNAPGLKGSLRNLRDGVAKRDLADPGFLVRSIAARLAWRAAETRDEADYMAKIAALSLLVTGRFHAATFALAAGTPVLAVESNTHKIGATFDDAGLASWRRIAPADLDAALLARAARWEPEEAQALADFLADGRRRTIALFDDLASLAR, encoded by the coding sequence GTGACGGCCCGGCCAGGAAGCGGGGCCCCCGTCGTCCTCATCAACGACACCCGGGCCGACCTCCACCACGGGTGCTGGCGGGTGATGCGCACGCTGGAGGCCCAGCTGGCCCGCGCCGGCTTTGCCGTCATCGCCCGCGCCCCGGCCCATGCCGACTGGCGCCAGGACCCGGCCATCGTCGAGGCGATCCCCAGGGCCGCCCTGGTGGTCGTCAACGGCGAAGGCACGCTGCACCACGACCGCCCGGCCGGCGCGGCCCTGCTGGCCGCCGGCGCGGCGGCGAAGGCGGCGGGCGTGCCGGCCGCCCTGATCAACGCCAGCTGGGACGCCAACGGCCCGGCCTATACCCACGCCCTCGCCGACTTCGCCCTGGTCAGCGCCCGCGAGACGCGTTCGGCGGCGCAGATCCAGGCCGCCGGCCTCACCGCCCGCGTCGTCCCCGACCTGTCGGTCTTCGAAGCGGTCGCCCCGCCCGCCACCCGCGTCGGCGTCGGTTTCACCGACAGCGTCCTGCGCCCCGTCGCCCTCGACCTGGAGGCGGCCCGCAAGCGCCTGGGCGGCATCGCCCTGCCCATCCATTTCAACGCCCCGGGGCTCAAGGGGAGCTTGCGAAATCTCCGCGACGGCGTCGCCAAACGTGACCTCGCCGACCCCGGCTTCCTCGTCCGCTCGATCGCCGCCCGCCTCGCCTGGCGCGCCGCCGAGACCCGCGACGAGGCCGACTACATGGCGAAAATCGCCGCCCTGTCCCTGCTGGTTACCGGCCGCTTCCACGCCGCCACCTTCGCCCTGGCCGCCGGCACGCCGGTGCTGGCCGTCGAGTCCAACACCCACAAGATCGGCGCCACCTTCGACGACGCCGGCCTCGCCTCCTGGCGGCGCATCGCCCCGGCCGATCTCGACGCCGCCCTGCTGGCCCGCGCCGCCCGCTGGGAGCCGGAGGAGGCGCAGGCCCTGGCCGACTTCCTCGCCGACGGCCGCCGCCGGACCATCGCCCTGTTCGACGACTTGGCGAGCCTGGCCCGATGA
- a CDS encoding cytochrome P450: MALIPDTIARTIIDPFAYADGDRVDEAFTWLRAKAPLAQAHPEGFDPFWVVTRHADIQAVERQNELFHNGDRSTVLTTIESDKQVRAMMGGSPHLVRALVQMDNPDHRAYRHLTQGAFVPQSLRKLEGRIREIARGFVDRMCDMGGQCDFARDVAFLYPLHVIMELIGVPETDEGRMLKLTQELFGSADPDLNRTGSAVTDTTEGVETIQSVVMDFMTYFNAMTQDRRENPRDDLASLIANGKIDGQPLGHIEAMGYYIIAATAGHDTTSSTTAGALWALAERPELWQRLRNDPSLVGGLIEESIRWVTPVKHFMRTATEDTELAGQKIAKGDWMMLSYPSGNRDEAVFDAPFEFRLDRSPNRHVAFGYGAHVCLGQHLARMEMRILWEELLQRVASIELDGTPKRMAAAFVCGPKSVPIRFKLH, translated from the coding sequence ATGGCCCTCATTCCCGACACCATCGCCCGCACCATCATCGATCCCTTCGCCTATGCCGACGGGGATCGCGTCGATGAGGCCTTCACCTGGCTGCGGGCCAAGGCGCCCCTGGCCCAGGCCCATCCCGAGGGCTTCGATCCCTTCTGGGTGGTCACCCGCCATGCCGACATCCAGGCGGTCGAGCGCCAGAACGAGCTCTTTCACAACGGCGACCGCTCCACCGTCCTGACCACCATCGAGTCCGACAAGCAGGTGCGGGCCATGATGGGCGGCTCGCCCCACCTGGTCCGCGCCCTGGTGCAGATGGACAACCCCGATCACCGCGCCTACCGCCACCTGACCCAGGGCGCCTTCGTCCCCCAGAGCCTGCGCAAGCTGGAGGGCCGCATCCGCGAGATCGCCCGCGGCTTCGTCGATCGCATGTGCGACATGGGCGGCCAGTGCGACTTCGCCCGCGACGTCGCCTTCCTCTATCCGCTGCATGTGATCATGGAGCTGATCGGCGTGCCGGAGACCGACGAGGGCCGCATGCTGAAGCTGACCCAGGAGCTGTTCGGCAGCGCCGACCCCGACCTCAACCGCACCGGCTCGGCGGTGACCGATACGACCGAGGGGGTGGAGACGATCCAGTCGGTGGTCATGGACTTCATGACCTATTTCAACGCCATGACGCAGGACCGCCGGGAGAATCCGCGCGACGACCTGGCCAGCCTGATCGCCAACGGCAAGATCGACGGCCAGCCGCTCGGTCACATCGAGGCGATGGGCTACTACATCATCGCCGCCACCGCCGGCCATGACACCACCTCCTCGACCACCGCCGGCGCTCTCTGGGCCCTGGCCGAGCGGCCGGAGCTCTGGCAGCGGCTGCGGAACGATCCCTCGCTGGTCGGCGGGCTGATCGAAGAATCGATCCGCTGGGTCACCCCGGTGAAGCACTTCATGCGCACCGCCACCGAGGACACCGAACTGGCCGGCCAGAAGATCGCCAAGGGCGACTGGATGATGCTGTCCTATCCGTCCGGCAACCGCGACGAGGCGGTGTTCGACGCCCCCTTCGAGTTCCGCCTGGACCGCAGCCCCAACCGCCACGTCGCCTTCGGCTACGGCGCCCATGTCTGCTTGGGCCAACACCTGGCGCGGATGGAGATGCGCATCCTCTGGGAAGAGCTGCTGCAGCGGGTGGCCAGCATCGAGCTGGACGGGACGCCCAAACGCATGGCCGCCGCCTTCGTCTGCGGGCCGAAGTCCGTGCCGATCCGCTTCAAGCTGCACTAG
- a CDS encoding AGE family epimerase/isomerase, translating to MPAPPDILTLRDRLKAWLFEDALPLWWNVGTDHARGGFFEKLTLEAEPVDAPRRSRVAARQTWVYAQAGRMGWDGPWREAVAHGLGSLNGPLTRPDGLLRYSIDAAGGPVDDSAQPYEQAFGLLALSAARQALGPGHGLESLAQRMRGALNQAMGRPDGGVHDDATRGPPLRANPLMHLFEAALAWREAGDDGGWADLSNRIARLARERLIQKDTTLPELFDLDWAPLPEAEVEPGHQFEWGFLLLRHASLADNDASRQWARTLIVMAEITGIDVLRGVAIAALDQARKPTDLTARLWPQTERTRAGALLAGLVPQIGWPIARLGAESLLRYLATPRPGLWFETMEADGSFRDEPSPASTLYHIVGAIQALDEACLTASS from the coding sequence GTGCCAGCCCCGCCCGACATCCTGACCCTGCGTGACCGGCTGAAGGCCTGGCTGTTCGAGGACGCCCTGCCGCTGTGGTGGAATGTGGGGACCGATCATGCGCGGGGCGGGTTCTTCGAGAAGCTGACCCTGGAGGCTGAACCGGTCGATGCGCCCCGGCGCTCGCGGGTGGCGGCGCGGCAGACCTGGGTCTACGCCCAGGCCGGGCGGATGGGCTGGGACGGGCCCTGGCGCGAGGCGGTAGCCCATGGGCTGGGCAGTCTGAACGGGCCGCTGACCCGGCCCGACGGGCTGCTCCGGTATTCCATCGATGCAGCCGGGGGGCCGGTCGATGACAGCGCCCAGCCCTATGAACAGGCCTTCGGCCTGCTGGCGCTGTCGGCCGCGCGGCAGGCGCTGGGGCCGGGGCATGGGCTGGAGTCGCTGGCCCAGCGGATGCGGGGGGCATTGAACCAGGCGATGGGGCGTCCCGACGGCGGGGTGCATGACGACGCCACGCGCGGCCCGCCGCTGCGGGCCAATCCGCTGATGCATCTGTTCGAGGCGGCGCTGGCCTGGCGCGAGGCCGGGGACGACGGCGGCTGGGCGGACCTTTCCAACCGCATCGCCCGGCTGGCGCGGGAGAGGCTGATCCAGAAGGATACCACGCTGCCGGAGCTGTTCGATCTCGACTGGGCGCCGTTGCCCGAAGCGGAGGTCGAGCCGGGGCACCAGTTCGAGTGGGGCTTCCTGCTGTTGCGTCATGCGTCGCTCGCCGACAATGACGCTTCCAGGCAGTGGGCCAGGACGCTGATTGTCATGGCAGAGATTACGGGAATCGATGTGCTGCGCGGTGTGGCGATCGCCGCCCTGGATCAAGCCCGCAAGCCCACCGACTTGACGGCGCGCCTGTGGCCACAGACAGAGCGCACCCGGGCCGGCGCTTTGCTGGCAGGGCTTGTTCCGCAAATCGGCTGGCCGATCGCCAGGCTCGGAGCTGAAAGCCTGCTACGCTATCTCGCCACGCCCCGTCCCGGTCTTTGGTTCGAGACCATGGAGGCGGACGGATCGTTCCGTGACGAGCCGTCGCCGGCCTCGACCCTCTATCACATCGTCGGGGCTATCCAGGCGCTGGATGAAGCTTGTCTGACAGCGTCATCATGA
- a CDS encoding nucleotide sugar dehydrogenase, which translates to MLSLSNARIAVIGLGYVGLPLAVAFGKQFDTLGLDLSAPRIAALKSGVDHTLEVTSDELAASSRLAFSDKPADLAGRNIFIVTVPTPIDEAKRPDLTAIRKASESIGVHLTPGAIVVYESTVYPGCTEEICVPILEKMSGLTFNKDFFCGYSPERANPGDKLHRLDTITKVTAGSTPEAADLIDALYASVVTAGTHKASSIKVAEAAKVIENTQRDLNIALINEIAMIFGKMGIDTLEVLQAAGTKWNFLPFRPGLVGGHCIGVDPYYLTHKAQEIGHHPEVILAGRRINDGMAAYVASQILKLILGRGINPIGAKVLVLGLAFKEDCPDLRNTKVKDLVDELKSYGLDIDIHDPWVDPAEAVHEYGLTLNPEPRQGDYAAVVLAVAHKQFLALGAEGVRAFGKPGAPLYDVKSALPRDKVDGRL; encoded by the coding sequence ATGCTGTCCCTGAGCAATGCCCGCATCGCGGTTATCGGCCTTGGCTATGTCGGCCTGCCGCTGGCCGTGGCGTTCGGCAAGCAGTTCGACACCCTCGGCCTCGACCTGTCGGCCCCGCGAATCGCCGCCCTCAAGTCTGGGGTCGATCACACCCTGGAGGTCACCTCGGACGAACTGGCCGCCTCCAGCCGCCTGGCCTTCAGCGACAAGCCCGCCGACCTGGCCGGCCGCAACATCTTCATCGTCACCGTCCCCACCCCCATCGACGAGGCCAAGCGCCCCGACCTCACCGCCATTCGCAAGGCCAGCGAGAGCATCGGCGTCCACCTGACCCCCGGCGCTATCGTCGTCTACGAATCGACCGTCTACCCCGGCTGCACCGAGGAGATCTGCGTCCCGATCCTCGAGAAGATGTCGGGCCTGACCTTCAACAAGGACTTCTTCTGCGGCTACAGCCCCGAGCGCGCCAACCCGGGCGACAAGCTGCACCGCCTCGACACCATCACCAAGGTCACCGCCGGCTCGACGCCGGAGGCCGCCGACCTGATCGACGCCCTCTACGCCAGCGTCGTCACCGCCGGCACCCACAAGGCCAGCTCGATCAAGGTCGCCGAGGCCGCCAAGGTCATCGAGAACACCCAACGCGACCTGAACATCGCCCTGATCAACGAGATCGCCATGATCTTCGGCAAGATGGGCATCGACACCCTGGAGGTGCTGCAGGCGGCCGGCACCAAGTGGAACTTCCTGCCCTTCCGCCCCGGCCTGGTCGGCGGCCACTGCATCGGCGTCGATCCCTACTACCTGACCCACAAGGCCCAGGAGATCGGCCACCACCCGGAGGTTATCCTCGCCGGCCGCCGCATCAACGACGGCATGGCCGCCTACGTCGCCAGCCAGATCCTCAAGCTCATCCTCGGCCGCGGCATCAATCCGATCGGCGCAAAAGTCCTGGTCCTCGGCCTCGCCTTCAAGGAAGACTGCCCCGACCTGCGCAACACCAAGGTCAAGGATCTGGTCGACGAGCTGAAGTCCTACGGCCTCGACATCGACATCCACGACCCCTGGGTCGACCCGGCCGAGGCGGTGCATGAGTACGGCCTGACCCTCAACCCCGAGCCCCGGCAGGGCGACTACGCCGCCGTCGTCCTCGCCGTCGCCCACAAGCAGTTCCTGGCCCTCGGCGCCGAGGGCGTGCGGGCCTTCGGCAAGCCCGGCGCGCCGCTCTACGACGTCAAATCGGCCCTGCCGCGCGACAAGGTCGACGGACGCCTTTAA